The following are from one region of the Corythoichthys intestinalis isolate RoL2023-P3 chromosome 17, ASM3026506v1, whole genome shotgun sequence genome:
- the LOC130905408 gene encoding uncharacterized protein LOC130905408 isoform X3, whose amino-acid sequence MPPKNPVRPRKRICQLGVLQLHIILRRMGWMRGQIANIKRQVVVGVLKCISNCTLLLRTALTKLVNDRQDLFVKLLWAAEDQGKVEAVVGPYKLYDTSFHTLKGNGWLSDEEPIHQLSAVVAGSLLLGKFQPVRKIVHISKRTLVINDPLSNEDKYEQNLAELEELLEVGGP is encoded by the exons ATGCCCCCAAAGAATCCTGTCCGACCAAGGAAGAGAATTTGTCAATTAG GAGTGTTACAGCTGCATATCATCCTAAGACGAATGGGCTGGATGAGAGGACAAATAGCAAACATAAAACGGcaagttgttgttggtgttCTAAAATGTATATCTAATTGTACCCTTCTACTTCGTACAGCTCTTACAAAAttggtgaacgaccgacaggatTTGTTTG TTAAATTACTGTGGGCTGCAGAGGATCAAGGCAAGGTGGAGGCTGTCGTTGGACCGTATAAATTATATGACACATCTTTTCATACGCTAAAAGGCAACGGCTGGCTGTCTGATGAA GAGCCCATTCACCAACTCTCTGCTGTGGTAGCTGGGAGTCTGCTTTTGGGAAAATTTCAGCCTGTTAGAAAG ATTGTCCACATTTCTAAGAGAACACTGGTGATCAACGATCCCTTGAGTAACGAGGACAAATATGAGCAAAATCTTGCGGAATTGGAG GAACTTCTTGAGGTTGGCGGGCCGTGA
- the LOC130905408 gene encoding uncharacterized protein LOC130905408 isoform X1 has translation MPPKNPVRPRKRICQLGVLQLHIILRRMGWMRGQIANIKRQVVVGVLKCISNCTLLLRTALTKLVNDRQDLFVKLLWAAEDQGKVEAVVGPYKLYDTSFHTLKGNGWLSDEEPIHQLSAVVAGSLLLGKFQPVRKVIHFMPIFSYIILTPVTQNNNNLVLYVLQRKFPVEKKSVFVLSCPVCAHWILVIVHISKRTLVINDPLSNEDKYEQNLAELEELLEVGGP, from the exons ATGCCCCCAAAGAATCCTGTCCGACCAAGGAAGAGAATTTGTCAATTAG GAGTGTTACAGCTGCATATCATCCTAAGACGAATGGGCTGGATGAGAGGACAAATAGCAAACATAAAACGGcaagttgttgttggtgttCTAAAATGTATATCTAATTGTACCCTTCTACTTCGTACAGCTCTTACAAAAttggtgaacgaccgacaggatTTGTTTG TTAAATTACTGTGGGCTGCAGAGGATCAAGGCAAGGTGGAGGCTGTCGTTGGACCGTATAAATTATATGACACATCTTTTCATACGCTAAAAGGCAACGGCTGGCTGTCTGATGAA GAGCCCATTCACCAACTCTCTGCTGTGGTAGCTGGGAGTCTGCTTTTGGGAAAATTTCAGCCTGTTAGAAAGGTAATCCATTTCATGCCAATATTTAGCTATATTATTTTAAcgccagtaacccaaaataacaataatttggTATTGTATGTTCTTCAGAGGAAATtccctgttgaaaaaaaaagtgtatttgTCCTGTCCTGTCCTGTATGCGCTCATTGGATTTTAGTG ATTGTCCACATTTCTAAGAGAACACTGGTGATCAACGATCCCTTGAGTAACGAGGACAAATATGAGCAAAATCTTGCGGAATTGGAG GAACTTCTTGAGGTTGGCGGGCCGTGA
- the LOC130905408 gene encoding uncharacterized protein LOC130905408 isoform X2 has product MPPKNPVRPRKRICQLGVLQLHIILRRMGWMRGQIANIKRQVVVGVLKCISNCTLLLRTALTKLVNDRQDLFVKLLWAAEDQGKVEAVVGPYKLYDTSFHTLKGNGWLSDEEPIHQLSAVVAGSLLLGKFQPVRKRKFPVEKKSVFVLSCPVCAHWILVIVHISKRTLVINDPLSNEDKYEQNLAELEELLEVGGP; this is encoded by the exons ATGCCCCCAAAGAATCCTGTCCGACCAAGGAAGAGAATTTGTCAATTAG GAGTGTTACAGCTGCATATCATCCTAAGACGAATGGGCTGGATGAGAGGACAAATAGCAAACATAAAACGGcaagttgttgttggtgttCTAAAATGTATATCTAATTGTACCCTTCTACTTCGTACAGCTCTTACAAAAttggtgaacgaccgacaggatTTGTTTG TTAAATTACTGTGGGCTGCAGAGGATCAAGGCAAGGTGGAGGCTGTCGTTGGACCGTATAAATTATATGACACATCTTTTCATACGCTAAAAGGCAACGGCTGGCTGTCTGATGAA GAGCCCATTCACCAACTCTCTGCTGTGGTAGCTGGGAGTCTGCTTTTGGGAAAATTTCAGCCTGTTAGAAAG AGGAAATtccctgttgaaaaaaaaagtgtatttgTCCTGTCCTGTCCTGTATGCGCTCATTGGATTTTAGTG ATTGTCCACATTTCTAAGAGAACACTGGTGATCAACGATCCCTTGAGTAACGAGGACAAATATGAGCAAAATCTTGCGGAATTGGAG GAACTTCTTGAGGTTGGCGGGCCGTGA
- the LOC130905408 gene encoding uncharacterized protein LOC130905408 isoform X5 encodes MAFSTFLLPPIIFPNTDAPKESCPTKEENLSIRSVTAAYHPKTNGLDERTNSKHKTEPIHQLSAVVAGSLLLGKFQPVRKIVHISKRTLVINDPLSNEDKYEQNLAELEELLEVGGP; translated from the exons ATGGCTTTCAGTACATTCTTACTGCCACCGATTATTTTTCCAA ACACAGATGCCCCCAAAGAATCCTGTCCGACCAAGGAAGAGAATTTGTCAATTAG GAGTGTTACAGCTGCATATCATCCTAAGACGAATGGGCTGGATGAGAGGACAAATAGCAAACATAAAACG GAGCCCATTCACCAACTCTCTGCTGTGGTAGCTGGGAGTCTGCTTTTGGGAAAATTTCAGCCTGTTAGAAAG ATTGTCCACATTTCTAAGAGAACACTGGTGATCAACGATCCCTTGAGTAACGAGGACAAATATGAGCAAAATCTTGCGGAATTGGAG GAACTTCTTGAGGTTGGCGGGCCGTGA
- the LOC130905408 gene encoding uncharacterized protein LOC130905408 isoform X4 encodes MAFSTFLLPPIIFPNTDAPKESCPTKEENLSIRSVTAAYHPKTNGLDERTNSKHKTEPIHQLSAVVAGSLLLGKFQPVRKRKFPVEKKSVFVLSCPVCAHWILVIVHISKRTLVINDPLSNEDKYEQNLAELEELLEVGGP; translated from the exons ATGGCTTTCAGTACATTCTTACTGCCACCGATTATTTTTCCAA ACACAGATGCCCCCAAAGAATCCTGTCCGACCAAGGAAGAGAATTTGTCAATTAG GAGTGTTACAGCTGCATATCATCCTAAGACGAATGGGCTGGATGAGAGGACAAATAGCAAACATAAAACG GAGCCCATTCACCAACTCTCTGCTGTGGTAGCTGGGAGTCTGCTTTTGGGAAAATTTCAGCCTGTTAGAAAG AGGAAATtccctgttgaaaaaaaaagtgtatttgTCCTGTCCTGTCCTGTATGCGCTCATTGGATTTTAGTG ATTGTCCACATTTCTAAGAGAACACTGGTGATCAACGATCCCTTGAGTAACGAGGACAAATATGAGCAAAATCTTGCGGAATTGGAG GAACTTCTTGAGGTTGGCGGGCCGTGA